A genomic segment from Nicotiana tabacum cultivar K326 chromosome 7, ASM71507v2, whole genome shotgun sequence encodes:
- the LOC142162090 gene encoding uncharacterized protein LOC142162090: MTHRVSSIIATSPVQKKEDPGAFTIPCTIGERDFAKALCDNGASINLMPLAIYKQSELGMLRPTSMRLQMADRSIKRPVGIVDDVIVKVGKFHLPADFVILDCAVIKRSLSSWGDHS, translated from the coding sequence ATGACTCACCGGGTTAGCTCTATTATTGCCACAAGCCCTGTCCAAAAGAAAGAGGACCCGGGAGCATTTACTATTCCATGCACTATCGGGGAGCGtgactttgcaaaagccctttgtgacAATGGGGCTAGCATCAACTTGATGCCACTTGCCATATACAAGCAATCGGAATTAGGGATGCTGAGGCCAACAagcatgaggttacaaatggccgatcgttcTATTAAGCGACCGGTAGGAATTGTTGATGATGTGAttgtgaaagttggaaaattccATTTGCCCGCCGACTTTGTAATTCTTGACTGTGCTGTGataaagagatccctatcatcttGGGGAGACCATTCCTAG